Proteins encoded within one genomic window of Anopheles gambiae chromosome 3, idAnoGambNW_F1_1, whole genome shotgun sequence:
- the LOC133392705 gene encoding uncharacterized protein LOC133392705, whose product MTTTPVKRKLKSNGVECPVQKKKPKPTNEATGENHAVKKPKKPKQNGTPGGESSTEAAGGAKKPARRMVAGGKSAGMKPRGRLVSQVFRKRNRIGKPNGGYVNPNSKEKLSTKVAENFRKELTTGTMAMTAIRNFLREVYENRELLGYYLRCGGTLVPLMEVLSSCEKEKLTDIADVLHLIQLVMLQCLDYDETHAKYAVKCVRSIMTNYQPVVCSLLQDQGEHAMASKASALRLLRAILLVDATTHWRDVLRMVDTCCAKMTIAEYRESVAKQEGYIGNSVRSAFIEFNLAFLIDTPTQLVRFWLARPALVHPLALNLVFDSAENVILVMSTLKKYVLDNPDMDKYMYRTAFTTDILKALVKAYEWVGPEKQITLEGAKQRVLSAVETFVLPLLTSRRYFLVPKSIELDRASPRYRQLLQDLKHTQLNEHQRRLVLGMLEVCPEVLPATLDMYGGLLKLNSEEVRTMLQSMLTLHKPDELIAKLDETVSAKTLATFVVQTTLPRSMLEHINAALDTRKENIPLYFELLSIMVSRCEQYLQAIERRPLLDQFGRKRVKVEAINKIVAMFPSIDRIMGAMATVRDDRTMKRQEHTLEKAMDILLVCIRSFRAYIEASSFITTFRDILQPAYKNPVVERYFLNYEFKAIKVVIALEPQSVSFNSSLFPSALTLLVKAYLRGDEATRLDATEQLLTLFRNTALFGNRGTEIEFWFQAMADVPQEQMPELVTYLAKEAGNAATQIGHKAKSAQEVDHKLIDDAFVVSAKKQQTELEALFARVEQETDETETMAGSDAALLDAQVELPVADNFFTHMFDRATSRPQKFQKYFEAVVLRYLHYLPHPEIVVRAVKDLKDGCIMGTMVKYAESWVKGSECMLPQKNAIPMRQLNEALVTKKQFSFNPADWKRNKRHVRDELLNLLHQTLFYLCRYIASRTLTPERVQQISIHCKLLLKHLLEPNLLSGRDVGELLEGIFLQRPIIFEHFTIIRHEDGSLRRHVSELVYELMQLLCELPHFASYTELYSNKIVAELMQVSTVESATQLDDEMAHKLQTIFKLSERHCGTLLRHYAQLPADVFVAVGNQRTYHYQQLCLTLQQLIVRNRCRQDNFLPEETVRGLVRVYMECGQAEGTGEAIELEELEQALHGYFSLFPHSIAFVPAELMGVFFDNGRRINKSLVKLATFLLGRGAQFREPFLELIGPNTSKKELMYPLLNVAFRQGILTDAIVEEKEGKTLLGQIYATFKGQILKMLEKPNKAAVIYRENPIASQQLVRLCMPRNECVDFARKKLRIEAVESFQLRVLMEIYEVALKAAVEGGNANTLQTIYCNGFAVLLQCFEALFRSVSSAHYLLQQEAQLQRLNELVLAAYRWTTQATRYHDALGKVSYESVTKVGQWTTFCKNCLKFGIETVRLGENDRRFDERLHVLLKLMALLVQQFYADGQKEQTEIEKYYDWALSHSNFLRVLLMQHQYKPKTSLVQLLYALASKNPAVVSAKHVPLLLGAYGATLTDANRYLLALLQQYERSGVQMHEFRPFLWGETAIKHFSLESRATAQGEEGEGGAAAKPQHSFRTNISEVFSLLMEDKIINLIENFPVWRKLDACSQLPETNFDDLLAQSDPEKRGLLVDYQPTSPVERFVERTRRPHGKKAYHPHGELMELHAPNTELNAVTYDPAFLLPMVNYIYSSEQADMLRKGVRAGILTLPFLCLASNDEQMRLAAGSVLLRLRSHLELTKRLTDTKTWLHLLAIVQRRFIEMYATAASYNEDVHKHGHVPRAPFLSMLFIAETVKLLPNVLSKLHGPMVQYLIHQDVYNFRMVPNFLQLFNSNDVEHDVQRMFMVRTLQQGLKTHRDFAVLRASPILHVMMAFHGSALSNRELNMAILGLLNAIAKIPKSCQFLVDSLGFVGWLSERIDVIESFEFDTIEAFLGLLSDCWYSMQVMACTHRVVPSQQHHSPRSTVFFQRGILILVLKFVPLLSPRSSSTTLTRFLNLLEKTTSTRHGYHHLMTLVSVDVMEQLMQYFEELFAEHMWCVRYVRQCGTFAIDDDVTMGRTLQGAGVDQTTILVLLGLRRFVVSWCQFQQDESGIAVRHELEEVDVVMEAVSEENGEEEKEEEQEDGDNEEEET is encoded by the exons ATGACGACAACTCCGGTAAAGCGTAAGTTAAAATCGAACGGTGTTGAGTGTCCAgtgcagaagaagaaaccgAAACCGACCAATGAAGCGACCGGAGAGAACCACGCGGTCAAGAAACCGAAGAAACCGAAGCAAAACGGAACGCCGGGCGGCGAGTCATCGACGGAAGCTGCCGGTGGCGCGAAGAAACCGGCCCGAAGAATGGTGGCGGGAGGAAAAAGTGCGGGGATGAAACCGAGGGGCCGGCTGGTGTCGCAGGTGTTTAGGAAACGGAACCGCATCGGGAAACCGAACGGCGGGTATGTGAATCCGAACAGCAAGGAGAAATTGAGTACCAAAGTGGCGGAAAACTTCCGCAAGGAGCTGACTACCGGAACGATGGCAATGACTG CCATTCGAAACTTTCTGCGGGAGGTGTACGAGAACCGGGAATTGCTTGGGTACTACCTGCGGTGTGGTGGAACGTTGGTGCCGCTGATGGAGGTTCTGTCCTCCTGCGAGAAGGAAAAGCTGACCGACATTGCCGACGTGCTACACCTGATTCAGCTGGTGATGCTCCAGTGCTTGGATTACGATGAAACGCACGCAAAATACGCCGTCAAGTGTGTCCGATCGATCATGACCAACTACCAACCGGTTGTGTGCAGTCTGCTACAGGATCAGGGCGAGCATGCGATGGCCAGCAAGGCTTCGGCATTGCGACTCCTGAGGGCGATCCTGCTCGTCGACGCAACGACACACTGGCGCGATGTGCTGCGGATGGTGGACACGTGCTGCGCGAAGATGACGATAGCCGAGTACCGGGAGTCGGTCGCCAAGCAGGAGGGCTACATCGGCAACTCGGTCCGGTCAGCCTTCATCGAGTTTAACCTGGCGTTTCTCATCGATACGCCGACGCAGCTGGTGCGCTTTTGGCTGGCCCGTCCGGCCCTCGTGCACCCGCTGGCTCTGAACCTCGTGTTTGACAGTGCGGAAAACGTGATTCTGGTGATGAGCACGCTGAAGAAGTACGTTCTCGACAACCCCGACATGGACAAGTACATGTACCGGACGGCCTTCACGACGGACATCCTCAAGGCGCTGGTCAAAGCGTACGAGTGGGTTGGTCCCGAGAAGCAGATCACTCTGGAAGGGGCCAAGCAACGTGTGCTGAGCGCGGTGGAAACGTTCGTGCTGCCGCTGCTTACCTCTCGGCGGTACTTTTTGGTGCCCAAGTCGATTGAGCTGGACCGGGCAAGCCCTCGGTACCGACAGCTGCTGCAGGACCTGAAGCACACTCAGCTAAACGAACACCAGCGCCGGCTCGTGCTCGGTATGCTCGAGGTGTGTCCCGAGGTGCTGCCAGCAACGCTCGACATGTACGGCGGCCTGCTAAAGCTAAACTCGGAAGAAGTCCGTACAATGCTGCAGAGCATGCTGACGCTGCACAAACCCGACGAGCTGATCGCGAAACTGGACGAAACCGTTTCGGCTAAAACGCTTGCAACGTTCGTCGTGCAGACCACACTGCCACGCTCGATGCTCGAGCACATCAATGCAGCCCTGGACACGCGCAAGGAGAACATCCCGCTCTACTTCGAGCTTCTCTCCATCATGGTGTCGCGCTGCGAGCAATACCTGCAGGCGATCGAGCGCCGCCCGCTGCTGGACCAGTTCGGCCGCAAAAGGGTGAAGGTGGAAGCGATCAACAAGATTGTCGCCATGTTCCCGAGCATCGATCGAATAATGGGCGCGATGGCCACGGTACGCGACGACCGCACGATGAAGCGCCAGGAGCACACGCTCGAGAAGGCGATGGACATCCTGCTGGTGTGCATCCGCTCCTTCCGGGCGTACATCGAGGCGTCCTCGTTCATTACCACCTTCCGGGATATTCTGCAGCCGGCGTACAAGAATCCCGTAGTCGAGCGGTACTTCCTCAACTACGAGTTCAAAGCGATCAAGGTGGTGATTGCGCTGGAACCACAGAGTGTATCGTTCAACTCCTCCCTTTTCCCCTCCGCACTGACGCTGCTGGTGAAGGCATATCTGCGGGGTGATGAAGCGACGCGCCTTGATGCCACCGAACAGCTGCTGACGCTGTTCCGCAACACGGCCCTGTTCGGTAATCGCGGCACGGAGATAGAATTCTGGTTCCAGGCAATGGCCGACGTGCCGCAGGAGCAGATGCCCGAGCTGGTAACCTATCTGGCGAAGGAAGCGGGCAATGCGGCCACTCAAATCGGCCACAAAGCGAAATCAGCGCAGGAAGTCGATCACAAACTGATTGACGATGCGTTCGTGGTAAGCGCAAAGAAGCAGCAGACCGAGCTGGAAGCGTTGTTCGCGCGAGTGGAGCAGGAAACGGACGAAACGGAGACGATGGCCGGTTCGGATGCGGCACTGCTTGATGCGCAGGTAGAGCTGCCGGTGGCGGACAATTTCTTTACGCACATGTTCGATCGTGCGACCAGTCGGCCGCAAAAGTTTCAAAAATACTTCGAAGCCGTCGTGTTGCGCTATCTCCACTATCTGCCCCATCCCGAGATTGTGGTTCGTGCGGTGAAAGACCTGAAAGACGGCTGCATAATGGGCACGATGGTCAAGTATGCGGAGAGCTGGGTGAAGGGGAGCGAGTGTATGCTGCCGCAAAAGAATGCTATTCCAATGCGCCAGCTCAATGAAGCGCTGGTGACGAAAAAGCAGTTTTCCTTCAACCCGGCCGACTGGAAACGCAACAAGCGACACGTGCGCGATGAGTTACTGAATCTGCTCCATCAAACCCTGTTCTATCTCTGCCGTTATATTGCATCGCGCACGCTTACCCCCGAACGCGTGCAACAAATCAGCATTCACTGTAAACTGTTGTTGAAACATCTCCTCGAGCCGAACCTGCTGTCCGGCCGGGACGTTGGCGAGCTGCTGGAGGGCATCTTTCTGCAGCGGCCGATCATCTTCGAGCACTTTACCATCATCCGGCACGAGGATGGTTCGCTGCGCCGGCACGTGTCCGAGCTCGTGTACGAGCTGATGCAGCTGCTGTGCGAACTTCCGCACTTTGCGAGCTACACCGAGCTGTACTCGAACAAGATCGTGGCGGAGCTGATGCAGGTGTCGACGGTGGAATCGGCGACGCAGCTCGACGATGAAATGGCCCACAAGCTGCAGACCATTTTCAAGCTTAGTGAGCGCCATTGCGGTACGCTGCTGCGCCACTATGCGCAACTGCCGGCGGATGTGTTCGTGGCCGTTGGCAATCAACGCACCTACCACTACCAGCAGCTGTGTCTTACGCTGCAGCAGCTGATCGTGCGAAACCGCTGCCGGCAGGACAATTTCCTTCCGGAGGAAACCGTCCGTGGGCTGGTGCGTGTGTACATGGAGTGTGGCCAGGCGGAAGGCACCGGTGAAGCGATCGAGCTGGAAGAGCTGGAGCAAGCACTGCACGGCTATTTCAGCTTGTTCCCGCACAGCATCGCATTCGTGCCGGCCGAGCTGATGGGTGTGTTCTTCGACAATGGGCGGCGTATCAACAAATCGCTTGTAAAGCTTGCAACGTTCCTGCTGGGCCGTGGTGCCCAGTTTCGTGAGCCCTTCCTGGAGCTGATCGGGCCAAACACATCGAAGAAAGAGCTCATGTACCCGTTGCTCAATGTTGCCTTCCGGCAAGGTATCCTTACTGATGCGATTGTTGAAGAGAAGGAGGGTAAAACGCTGCTCGGACAGATTTACGCCACGTTCAAGGGGCAGATCCTGAAGATGCTGGAAAAGCCGAACAAGGCAGCCGTTATTTATCGCGAAAACCCAATCGCAagtcagcagctcgtgcgGCTGTGCATGCCCCGCAACGAGTGTGTCGATTTCGCGCGTAAAAAGCTACGCATCGAGGCGGTCGAATCGTTCCAGCTGCGCGTGCTGATGGAGATCTACGAGGTGGCGCTGAAGGCGGCAGTTGAGGGAGGCAATGCCAACACGCTGCAAACCATCTACTGCAACGGGTTCGCTGTGCTGTTGCAGTGCTTTGAGGCACTGTTCCGTTCGGTTTCGTCCGCGCACTATCTGCTGCAGCAGGAGGCGCAGCTGCAGCGGCTGAACGAACTTGTGCTCGCTGCGTACCGCTGGACAACGCAGGCGACACGCTACCACGATGCGCTTGGGAAGGTTTCCTACGAGTCCGTCACGAAGGTTGGTCAGTGGACGACGTTTTGCAAGAATTGTCTCAAGTTTGGAATCGAAACGGTGCGGCTGGGCGAGAACGATCGTCGCTTTGACGAGCGGCTGCACGTGCTGCTGAAGCTGATGGCGCTGCTGGTGCAGCAGTTCTACGCCGATGGGCAGAAGGAGCAGACGGAGATCGAAAAGTACTACGACTGGGCACTGTCCCACTCGAACTTTCTGCGCGTGCTGCTAATGCAGCACCAGTACAAGCCGAAAACGTCGCTCGTGCAGCTGCTGTACGCGCTGGCGAGCAAAAATCCTGCCGTCGTAAGCGCGAAGCACGTGCCACTGCTGCTCGGTGCGTATGGGGCGACGCTGACGGATGCGAATCGCTAcctgctggcgctgctgcagcagtaCGAACGATCGGGCGTCCAGATGCACGAGTTCCGTCCGTTCCTGTGGGGCGAAACGGCCATTAAACACTTTTCGCTCGAATCGCGCGCAACGGCGCAGGGAGAGGAAGGAGAAGGTGGTGCGGCGGCGAAGCCACAACACTCCTTCCGTACGAACATTAGCGAGGTGTTTTCGTTGCTGATGGAGGACAAAATTATCAACCTGATCGAGAACTTCCCCGTTTGGCGCAAGTTGGACGCGTGCTCTCAGCTCCCAGAGACCAACTTTGACGATTTGCTGGCACAATCAGACCCAGAAAAACGGGGCCTGCTGGTGGACTATCAACCGACGTCCCCGGTCGAGCGGTTTGTGGAGCGGACGCGCCGACCTCACGGCAAAAAGGCGTACCATCCGCACGGTGAGCTGATGGAACTGCACGCACCGAATACGGAACTGAACGCGGTCACGTACGACCCGGCCTTCCTGCTGCCGATGGTGAACTACATCTACTCGTCCGAACAAGCCGACATGCTGCGGAAGGGCGTTCGAGCCGGTATTTTAACCCTGCCCTTCCTGTGCCTTGCCAGCAACGACGAGCAGATGCGCCTGGCCGCTGGCAGTGTGCTGTTGCGCCTTCGCAGCCACCTGGAGCTAACGAAGCGACTGACCGACACCAAGACGTGGCTCCATCTGCTCGCCATCGTGCAGCGCCGGTTCATCGAGATGTACGCGACCGCGGCCAGCTACAACGAGGACGTCCACAAGCACGGGCACGTGCCGCGCGCACCCTTCCTGTCGATGCTGTTCATCGCCGAGACGGTCAAGCTGCTGCCGAACGTGCTGAGCAAGCTGCACGGCCCGATGGTACAGTACCTCATCCACCAGGACGTGTACAACTTCCGCATGGTGCCGAACTTCCTGCAGCTGTTCAACAGCAACGACGTCGAGCACGATGTGCAGCGCATGTTTATGGTGCGCACGCTGCAGCAGGGCTTGAAGACACATCGCGACTTTGCGGTGCTGCGCGCCTCCCCCATCCTGCACGTGATGATGGCTTTCCACGGGTCCGCGCTGTCCAATCGCGAGCTGAACATGGCCATCCTGGGACTGCTGAACGCCATCGCCAAGATACCGAAGTCGTGCCAATTCCTGGTGGATTCGCTCGGGTTCGTCGGGTGGCTGAGCGAGCGGATCGACGTGATCGAGAGCTTCGAGTTCGATACTATTGAAGCGTTTCTGGGGCTGCTGAGCGACTGCTGGTACTCGATGCAGGTGATGGCCTGCACGCACCGGGTCGTCCCTTCCCAGCAGCATCATTCGCCCCGCTCGACGGTGTTCTTCCAGCGCGGTATACTGATCCTAGTGCTGAAATTTGTGCCGCTACTGTCGCCCCGTAGCTCGAGCACCACGCTGACGCGGTTCTTGAATCTGCTGGAAAAGACGACTTCTACACGTCACGGCTACCATCATCTGATGACGCTCGTTAGCGTCGACGTGATGGAGCAGCTGATGCAGTACTTCGAGGAGCTGTTTGCGGAGCACATGTGGTGCGTGCGGTATGTGAGGCAGTGCGGGACGTTTGCGATCGACGATGACGTCACGATGGGCAGGACGCTGCAGGGTGCCGGAGTGGATCAGACCACCATACTGGTGCTGCTTGGGCTGAGGCGGTTTGTGGTGAGCTGGTGCCAGTTCCAGCAGGACGAGTCGGGCATTGCGGTAAGGCACGAGCTGGAAGAGGTGGACGTAGTGATGGAAGCAGTCAGCGAGGAAAATGGTGAAGAGGAAAaagaggaggagcaggaggatgGAGACAATGAAGAAGAGGAAACATAA
- the LOC133392709 gene encoding uncharacterized protein LOC133392709 has product MCTLATSVATPGLGAGRMGLNAIQPRQGSTESAGSGDSDSGGGGGGTFGSPVSTAAAAAAALQWYYLANLDAHSSESLQSSKLFSPPYWTGPESFAPSTLSSDAYAQDRRDECDSPLLAEELAELCDQTRLELGLLEITSRARPTHLEVEHHAGYGRAFLTGAVKGFAGYGRSVSPTTLVHQHHPHHHHHQHHHHHHNHHHNAKQQHHELPLTKPQQALHLHAPLPLTSNHYHQPTYGGHQPLPLHAGGMEQQHLQNANLKYSKVPPANYLCHLCFKKGHYIRDCPQARPKAEGKTPYQGKKRCFGEYKCPKCKRKWMSGNSWANHGQECIKCHINVYPHKQRPLEKPDGLDVSDQSKVHPQMLCEKCKTLGYYCRRIQ; this is encoded by the exons ATGTGCACACTAGCGACTTCTGTGGCGACTCCGGGCCTTGGAGCGGGACGGATGGGGctgaacgcgattcaaccgcGGCAGGGCAGTACGGAAAGTGCGGGAAGCGGAGACTCGGACagtgggggaggagggggaggcACATTTGGATCGCCGGTGTCGACagctgcggcggcggccgccgcccTCCAGTGGTACTATCTGGCGAATCTGGACGCACATTCGAGCGAGTCTTTGCAG AGCTCGAAACTGTTCTCGCCACCTTACTGGACCGGGCCCGAATCGTTCGCACCGTCGACACTGTCCAGCGATGCGTACGCCCAAGATCGTCGGGACGAGTGTGACTCACCGCTGCTTGCCGAAGAGCTGGCCGAACTATGCGACCAGACCAGACTCGAGCTAGGGCTGCTCGAGATAACTTCCAGAGCGCGCCCAACCCATCTGGAAGTGGAGCATCATGCTGGATATGGTCGAGCGTTTCTCACCGGGGCGGTTAAAGGATTCGCTGGCTATGGAAGAAGTGTCTCACCGACGACGTTAGTGCATCAACATCATccccaccatcatcatcatcaacatcatcatcaccatcacaaTCACCATCATAAtgcaaagcagcagcatcacgagTTGCCATTGACAAAACCCCAGCAAGCCTTGCATCTTCATGCACCACTGCCGCTGACGAGTAACCACTATCATCAACCCACGTACGGAGGACATCAGCCGCTGCCACTGCACGCCGGAGGTATGGAGCAGCAACACTTGCAGAACGCGAACCTGAAGTATAGCAAAGTGCCGCCGGCCAACTATCTTTGCCATCTGTGCTTCAAGAAGGGTCACTACATTCGAGACTGTCCTCAG GCTCGCCCGAAAGCGGAAGGCAAAACACCGTACCAGGGCAAGAAGCGCTGCTTCGGCGAGTACAAGTGTCCGAAGTGCAAGCGAAAGTGGATGTCGGGCAATTCGTGGGCCAACCATGGTCAGGAGTGCATCAAGTGCCACATCAATGTCTATCCACACAAACAG CGCCCGCTGGAGAAACCGGACGGACTGGATGTGTCGGATCAATCGAAAGTTCATCCGCAGAtgctgtgcgaaaagtgcaaGACGTTGGGTTACTACTGTCGAAGAATCCAGTAG